One segment of Aquimarina sp. BL5 DNA contains the following:
- the hisG gene encoding ATP phosphoribosyltransferase — protein sequence MSKIKIAIQKSGRLNQDSVQILKDCGISIDNGKDQLKAATRNFPMEVMFLRNGDIPQYLRDGVVDIAIIGENVLVEKGKDIAIAERLNFSKCKVSLAVPKDVEYNSIKDLDGKRIATSYPNTVNEYLKEKGISADLHQISGSVEIAPNIGLADAICDIVSSGSTLFKNNLKEVEIMLTSEAVLAVSPGISNENKEILKKLQFRIQAVLKARASKYVLLNAPNDKIDRIVDILPGMRSPTVLPLAEKGWSSIHTVVEKNKFWDILDELKAEGAEGILVCPIEKMVL from the coding sequence ATGTCAAAAATTAAAATTGCTATTCAAAAGAGCGGTAGACTTAACCAGGATTCTGTTCAGATTTTAAAAGATTGTGGAATTTCTATTGATAACGGAAAAGACCAACTAAAAGCAGCTACTAGAAATTTCCCAATGGAAGTGATGTTCCTTCGTAACGGTGATATTCCTCAGTACCTAAGAGATGGTGTGGTAGATATTGCTATTATTGGAGAAAATGTTCTAGTCGAAAAAGGTAAGGATATCGCTATAGCCGAAAGACTAAATTTTTCTAAGTGTAAAGTATCTCTCGCTGTTCCGAAAGATGTAGAGTATAATTCCATTAAAGATCTTGATGGGAAAAGAATAGCTACATCATATCCGAATACAGTAAACGAATATCTTAAAGAAAAAGGAATTTCTGCTGACCTACACCAGATTTCCGGATCTGTAGAAATTGCTCCAAACATCGGTTTAGCTGATGCTATTTGCGATATTGTATCTAGTGGTAGTACATTGTTTAAAAACAATCTTAAAGAAGTAGAGATTATGCTCACGTCTGAAGCTGTATTAGCAGTTTCTCCAGGTATAAGTAATGAGAATAAAGAAATTCTAAAAAAGCTACAATTTAGAATACAAGCAGTGCTAAAAGCGAGAGCTTCTAAGTATGTATTGCTTAATGCTCCCAATGATAAAATTGATCGTATTGTAGATATCTTACCGGGAATGCGTAGCCCAACGGTTTTGCCACTTGCAGAAAAAGGGTGGAGTTCAATTCATACAGTAGTAGAAAAAAACAAGTTTTGGGATATTCTGGATGAATTAAAAGCAGAAGGAGCAGAAGGTATTTTGGTATGCCCAATTGAGAAAATGGTATTATAG
- the hisD gene encoding histidinol dehydrogenase, producing the protein MKKIYNPEKNTWIDILKRPTQTVADIENVVLDVFSEVKTEGDVAIVRYTEKFDKVSLDSILVSEEEIENAKQLVSQELKDAIVLAKSNIEAFHAAQKTEKVSVETKNGVSCWQEKRPIQKVGLYIPGGTAPLFSTILMLAVPANIAGCKEIVLCSPPDKEGKINPAILYTANLCGVTKIFKVGGIQAIAGMTFGTQTIPQVYKIFGPGNQFVTVAKQLATKFGVAIDMPAGPSELLVVADDTANASFVASDLLSQAEHGMDSQVILVSTSKELISAVEKEVTSQCDVLPRKEIAEAAIANSKLIYVENDKEALELINEYGPEHFIVCVADQDFYVDNIINAGSVFIGNYTPESAGDYASGTNHTLPTNGYAKQYSGVNLDSFMKSMTFQKISQEGIKNIGNAIEIMAEAEGLQAHKNAVTLRLNSLKG; encoded by the coding sequence ATGAAAAAGATATATAATCCAGAGAAAAATACTTGGATAGACATATTAAAACGACCAACGCAGACCGTTGCAGATATAGAAAATGTAGTTTTAGATGTGTTTAGTGAAGTTAAGACTGAAGGAGATGTTGCTATTGTCAGATATACAGAGAAATTTGATAAGGTATCTTTAGATTCAATATTGGTTTCTGAAGAAGAAATAGAAAATGCAAAGCAATTGGTTAGTCAAGAACTTAAAGATGCTATTGTACTCGCTAAATCTAATATTGAGGCTTTTCATGCTGCCCAGAAAACCGAAAAAGTATCGGTAGAAACTAAGAATGGGGTGAGTTGTTGGCAAGAGAAAAGACCTATACAGAAAGTAGGATTGTATATTCCTGGAGGTACTGCACCTTTGTTTTCTACAATTTTGATGCTTGCAGTTCCAGCTAATATTGCTGGTTGTAAAGAAATAGTGCTGTGTTCACCTCCCGATAAAGAAGGGAAAATCAATCCAGCTATTTTATATACAGCGAATCTTTGTGGTGTAACCAAAATTTTTAAAGTTGGTGGAATTCAAGCGATTGCAGGAATGACGTTTGGTACGCAAACTATTCCACAAGTATATAAGATTTTTGGTCCAGGAAATCAATTTGTTACGGTGGCTAAACAATTAGCAACAAAATTTGGAGTTGCAATTGATATGCCTGCTGGCCCAAGTGAATTACTAGTAGTGGCTGATGATACGGCTAATGCATCTTTTGTTGCTTCAGATTTACTAAGTCAGGCAGAACACGGTATGGATAGTCAAGTAATTTTAGTATCTACTTCAAAAGAGCTTATTTCTGCGGTAGAAAAAGAAGTAACGAGTCAATGTGATGTATTACCAAGAAAAGAAATTGCTGAGGCGGCTATTGCGAATTCTAAACTGATTTATGTCGAAAATGATAAGGAAGCGTTAGAGTTAATCAATGAATACGGTCCTGAACATTTTATTGTGTGTGTAGCGGATCAAGATTTTTATGTAGACAATATTATCAATGCAGGTTCTGTATTTATTGGTAATTATACTCCCGAAAGTGCAGGAGACTATGCCTCGGGTACGAATCACACCTTGCCGACCAATGGATATGCTAAGCAATATAGTGGTGTAAATCTAGATAGTTTTATGAAGTCTATGACATTTCAGAAAATATCACAAGAAGGAATTAAAAATATAGGGAATGCTATAGAAATCATGGCAGAAGCAGAAGGGTTACAAGCCCATAAAAATGCGGTTACCCTTAGATTGAATAGTCTAAAAGGTTAG
- a CDS encoding DUF3667 domain-containing protein: MNCKNCGYDLVNKAEFCHNCGARVVNKRLNLKKLIQDFFNKVFGWENNYFKTFKNMVISPDVIVSDYIDGVRKRHMSPITFLVIGTTIATLIFNMFSEKYLELNTAAFSDEDTYRNLFDPTGRKNSLTTPEEMKKYEEDFKIYRDGQTEFQTKWTKGMLKYFNLAAFMFIPFYTLISLLVFGWKKHNYSEHLVINCYIQGLSMIGTTAFFIAALIIHPNIYLFGVIVALFYYSFTYKKLYTLSFGKLLWKIVKFLIILILVFLIVTVIGGILVFALGLVGKT; the protein is encoded by the coding sequence ATGAATTGTAAAAATTGTGGGTATGATTTAGTAAATAAAGCAGAGTTCTGCCATAACTGTGGAGCCAGAGTTGTTAATAAGAGACTAAATTTAAAGAAGCTAATACAAGACTTCTTTAATAAGGTTTTCGGTTGGGAAAATAATTATTTCAAAACATTTAAAAACATGGTAATCTCACCAGATGTGATTGTCTCTGATTACATAGATGGTGTTAGAAAAAGACATATGTCTCCCATTACATTTTTGGTAATAGGAACGACTATTGCAACTTTGATATTCAATATGTTTTCTGAAAAATATTTAGAGTTAAATACAGCTGCTTTTTCAGATGAAGATACTTATCGGAATCTATTTGATCCAACAGGGAGGAAAAACAGTTTAACTACTCCCGAAGAGATGAAAAAATATGAAGAAGATTTTAAAATCTATAGGGATGGGCAAACAGAATTTCAAACAAAGTGGACCAAAGGGATGTTAAAATACTTCAATTTGGCTGCTTTTATGTTTATTCCTTTCTACACGTTAATTTCCTTACTGGTTTTCGGATGGAAAAAACATAATTATTCAGAACATTTAGTTATTAATTGTTATATACAAGGACTTTCAATGATAGGGACAACAGCCTTCTTTATTGCTGCTTTGATTATTCACCCTAATATTTATCTATTTGGAGTAATTGTAGCTTTATTCTACTATTCGTTCACGTATAAAAAACTGTATACATTGTCATTTGGCAAACTATTGTGGAAAATAGTTAAATTTCTTATTATTCTGATCTTGGTTTTTTTGATAGTCACGGTAATAGGAGGTATTCTAGTCTTTGCTCTTGGATTGGTTGGTAAAACTTAA
- the hisC gene encoding histidinol-phosphate transaminase — protein sequence MKTILNLNQIVRENVKGLKPYSSARDEYVSDGSEMIFLDANENPYENGVNRYPDPQQRSLKAILAEQNGVSTKNILLGNGSDEVLDLLFRAFCEPKVDNIITLPPTYGMYKVLANINNIREKEVLLTKNFEPNVSEILEAIDATTKIIFLCSPNNPTGNSFSEENIIKILENFEGLVVIDEAYIDFSAKESWINKIEMYPNLIITQTLSKAYGMAGIRLGLCYASEEIISVLNKIKPPYNVNELTQKRALDRVMDVVTVKREVASILEEREKMITSLEAISFIKEVYKTDANFVLVKVDDANKRYDQLLKEGIVIRNRTTQPLCENTLRLTVGTSEENIALLTKMTTIDKNSPN from the coding sequence ATGAAAACTATATTAAACCTAAATCAAATAGTAAGAGAAAACGTAAAAGGATTAAAACCATATTCCTCAGCTAGAGATGAATATGTTTCTGATGGTTCTGAGATGATCTTTCTGGATGCCAATGAAAATCCTTACGAGAATGGTGTAAACCGATATCCAGATCCACAGCAACGTAGTCTAAAGGCTATATTAGCAGAACAAAATGGAGTTTCTACAAAGAATATATTATTAGGAAACGGAAGTGATGAAGTCTTAGATCTTTTGTTTCGTGCTTTTTGTGAACCTAAAGTGGACAACATTATTACATTACCACCAACATACGGAATGTATAAGGTGTTGGCAAACATTAATAACATTAGAGAAAAGGAAGTTTTGTTAACCAAAAATTTTGAACCTAATGTCTCTGAAATTCTGGAAGCAATTGATGCTACTACTAAAATTATCTTTTTATGTTCTCCAAATAACCCAACAGGTAATTCTTTCTCAGAAGAAAATATCATTAAAATTTTAGAAAATTTTGAAGGCTTAGTTGTTATCGATGAAGCATATATCGATTTTTCTGCAAAAGAAAGTTGGATCAATAAAATAGAGATGTATCCAAATCTTATCATTACACAGACATTGTCTAAAGCTTATGGTATGGCAGGTATTAGACTGGGATTATGTTATGCTTCAGAAGAAATTATCAGTGTGCTGAATAAAATCAAACCGCCTTATAATGTAAATGAACTTACTCAGAAAAGAGCATTGGATCGAGTAATGGATGTGGTAACCGTAAAAAGAGAAGTCGCTAGTATTTTAGAAGAAAGAGAAAAAATGATTACTTCTTTAGAAGCTATTTCTTTCATAAAAGAGGTATATAAAACAGATGCTAATTTTGTTTTAGTTAAAGTAGATGATGCAAATAAAAGGTATGATCAATTGCTTAAAGAAGGTATTGTAATACGTAATAGAACAACGCAACCTCTTTGTGAAAATACATTACGATTAACAGTGGGAACTTCAGAAGAGAATATAGCTTTATTAACAAAAATGACTACAATAGATAAAAATAGCCCCAATTAA
- a CDS encoding DUF2167 domain-containing protein — protein MNKITLKTLILALLLLSNLNLWSQEEASNEETVNMDELLLQFQKYKDSIDKTFNYQTGDVMLGDNLALLNVPEGYRFLDKEQANYVLTDLWGNPSNGDYGLLGMLVKQDESPVDVSYAVEVSYSEEGYIEDDDAEDIDYDELLVGMQDDAKNSNPERVKQGYPTINLVGWASAPFYDQQNKKLHWAQEYKFGEDDENTLNYNIRVLGRKGYINLNVIGDMEVLDDVKNNLDPILASVEFKEGNRYADFNPDLDEVAAYGIGGLIAGKVLAKAGFFALILKFWKFIALGIGGVFMAFKNKLFGKKEA, from the coding sequence ATGAATAAAATTACATTAAAAACGCTGATACTGGCTTTATTGTTATTATCTAATCTAAACCTTTGGTCTCAGGAAGAAGCTTCGAATGAAGAGACCGTAAATATGGATGAACTGTTGTTACAGTTTCAAAAATATAAGGATAGTATCGATAAGACATTTAATTATCAAACCGGGGATGTGATGTTGGGAGATAATTTAGCACTTCTTAATGTTCCTGAAGGGTATAGGTTTTTAGATAAAGAACAAGCGAATTATGTTTTGACAGATTTATGGGGGAATCCATCAAACGGAGATTATGGATTGTTAGGGATGCTTGTAAAACAAGATGAATCTCCAGTGGATGTATCTTACGCTGTAGAGGTTTCATATTCAGAAGAAGGATATATAGAAGATGATGATGCAGAAGACATTGATTATGACGAATTGTTAGTAGGTATGCAGGATGATGCTAAAAATTCGAATCCAGAAAGAGTAAAACAAGGATATCCCACAATTAATTTGGTTGGATGGGCTTCAGCACCTTTTTACGATCAACAAAACAAAAAATTGCATTGGGCGCAAGAATATAAATTTGGAGAGGATGATGAAAATACATTAAACTATAATATAAGAGTTCTTGGGCGCAAAGGATATATCAATTTAAATGTAATAGGAGATATGGAGGTTCTTGATGATGTAAAGAATAACTTGGATCCAATATTAGCAAGTGTAGAGTTTAAAGAAGGGAATAGATATGCAGATTTTAATCCTGATTTGGATGAAGTAGCAGCTTATGGTATAGGAGGGCTTATAGCTGGAAAAGTATTAGCAAAAGCAGGATTTTTTGCACTGATTTTAAAATTCTGGAAATTTATTGCTTTAGGAATTGGAGGAGTTTTTATGGCTTTTAAAAATAAATTGTTTGGAAAAAAAGAGGCATAA
- the hisB gene encoding bifunctional histidinol-phosphatase/imidazoleglycerol-phosphate dehydratase HisB, which produces MKKKVLFIDRDGTLVLEPPVDYQLDSLEKLEFYPKVFQYMAKIANELDYELVMVTNQDGLGTDSFPEDTFWPAHNKVMTAFEKEGVVFKAVHIDKTFPHENADTRKPKTGLLTQYFDKEKYDLENSFVLGDRITDMELAKNLGAKGIFLSEDPQLGADEIEADTAAINESIALTSTDWKEIYEFLKLEDRVAEITRNTNETKIYIKLNLDGSGKNNISTGLHFFDHMLDQIGRHGAMDLTVQVDGDLQVDEHHTIEDTMIALGELFHKTLGNKLGIERYGFCLPMDDCLAQAAVDFGGRPWLVWDADFKREKIGDMPTEMFFHLFKSFTDGAKCNLNIKAEGDNEHHKIEGIFKAFAKAMKMAVKRDANKMFLPSTKGML; this is translated from the coding sequence ATGAAAAAGAAGGTATTATTTATAGATCGTGACGGGACCTTGGTTTTAGAACCGCCTGTAGATTATCAATTAGATAGTTTAGAGAAATTAGAGTTCTACCCAAAAGTTTTTCAATACATGGCTAAAATCGCGAATGAATTGGATTATGAATTGGTTATGGTAACTAATCAGGACGGATTAGGAACGGATTCCTTTCCGGAAGATACGTTTTGGCCAGCTCATAATAAAGTGATGACAGCATTCGAAAAAGAAGGTGTTGTATTTAAGGCGGTTCATATTGATAAAACATTTCCCCACGAAAATGCAGATACGAGAAAACCTAAAACAGGTTTGTTAACTCAGTATTTTGATAAAGAAAAGTATGATCTAGAAAATTCATTTGTTTTAGGAGATCGGATTACGGATATGGAATTAGCAAAAAACCTTGGAGCTAAAGGAATTTTTCTATCCGAAGATCCGCAACTTGGAGCAGATGAAATAGAAGCTGATACAGCAGCTATTAATGAAAGTATTGCGTTAACATCTACAGATTGGAAAGAGATTTATGAATTTTTAAAGTTAGAAGACCGAGTAGCTGAAATTACAAGAAACACAAACGAAACCAAAATTTATATTAAGCTTAATTTAGACGGTTCTGGTAAAAATAATATCTCTACAGGCTTACATTTCTTTGATCATATGTTAGATCAGATTGGCCGTCACGGTGCGATGGATTTAACTGTTCAGGTAGATGGAGATTTACAAGTAGACGAACATCATACCATAGAAGATACAATGATTGCTTTAGGAGAATTGTTTCATAAAACTTTAGGTAATAAATTAGGAATCGAACGTTATGGATTTTGTTTGCCGATGGATGATTGCTTAGCGCAGGCTGCAGTGGATTTTGGAGGACGTCCTTGGTTAGTTTGGGATGCTGATTTTAAACGTGAGAAAATAGGTGATATGCCGACAGAAATGTTTTTTCACCTTTTTAAATCATTTACAGATGGTGCTAAGTGTAATTTAAATATTAAAGCAGAAGGAGATAATGAGCACCATAAAATAGAAGGCATATTTAAGGCATTTGCTAAAGCTATGAAGATGGCGGTAAAAAGAGATGCTAATAAAATGTTTTTACCAAGTACCAAAGGAATGTTATAA
- the hisH gene encoding imidazole glycerol phosphate synthase subunit HisH, which yields MKIVIINYGAGNIQSIKFAIQRLGYEAILSDDPDEIRAADKVIFPGVGEASSAMKKLRASGLDTLVPNLKQPVLGICLGMQLMCNYTEEGKTEGLGIFHTDVVRFNHGVKVPQIGWNQIESLKSPLFDGVAEKEHIYLVHSYYAPIIEETIAQSTYGVTYSTALQKENFYGTQFHPEKSSDAGEKILQNFLSIK from the coding sequence ATGAAAATAGTAATCATAAATTACGGAGCAGGAAATATTCAATCAATCAAATTTGCAATTCAGCGATTGGGATATGAAGCGATTTTAAGTGATGATCCCGATGAAATTAGAGCTGCGGATAAAGTTATTTTTCCTGGTGTTGGAGAGGCGAGTAGTGCTATGAAAAAATTGAGAGCATCTGGTTTAGATACTTTAGTGCCAAATTTAAAACAACCTGTATTAGGTATTTGTTTAGGAATGCAGTTAATGTGCAACTATACAGAAGAAGGTAAAACAGAGGGGTTAGGTATTTTCCATACAGATGTAGTAAGGTTTAATCATGGCGTAAAAGTTCCACAAATTGGTTGGAATCAAATAGAGTCTTTAAAATCTCCGTTGTTCGATGGAGTAGCAGAAAAAGAGCATATCTATTTAGTTCATAGTTATTATGCTCCTATAATAGAAGAAACTATTGCGCAATCTACTTATGGAGTAACTTATAGTACAGCTTTACAGAAAGAAAATTTCTACGGAACTCAATTTCATCCAGAAAAGAGTAGTGATGCAGGCGAAAAAATTCTTCAGAATTTTCTTAGTATTAAGTAA
- a CDS encoding four helix bundle protein, with protein sequence MNKYQELKIWDKAMNLVEQVYSLMMLLPEEEKFGLVSQVKKSSVSIPSNIAEGAGRNSSKEFIRFLSIANGSTTELETQLILIVRLKFVSEEKVEELLKLCTEIKKMNYSLQKSIERT encoded by the coding sequence ATGAATAAATATCAAGAATTAAAAATATGGGATAAGGCAATGAACTTGGTGGAACAAGTCTACTCGCTAATGATGTTATTACCGGAAGAAGAAAAATTTGGTTTGGTGTCTCAGGTAAAAAAAAGTAGTGTTTCTATACCATCAAATATTGCTGAAGGAGCTGGAAGAAACTCAAGTAAAGAGTTTATTCGTTTCTTGAGCATAGCGAATGGATCAACAACTGAACTTGAAACTCAATTAATTTTAATTGTAAGGTTAAAATTTGTTTCAGAAGAAAAAGTAGAAGAATTATTAAAATTGTGTACAGAAATTAAGAAGATGAATTATTCACTTCAAAAAAGTATTGAAAGAACTTAA
- the hisA gene encoding 1-(5-phosphoribosyl)-5-[(5-phosphoribosylamino)methylideneamino]imidazole-4-carboxamide isomerase, translated as MRIIPAIDIIDGKCVRLSKGDYDTKKIYNENPLEVAKEFEDHGIQYLHLVDLDGAKSKHIVNHKVLEQIASKTNLKIDFGGGLKTDEDLKIAFNSGANQITGGSIAVKNPDIFKSWLSKFGNNKIILGADAQNEKIAVSGWLEESDKELIPFVKEYQKEGISYVICTDISKDGMLEGPSFDLYKKMLTEINDIKLIASGGISTFDELPKLAELGSEGTIIGKAIYENRISLKQLEKYILES; from the coding sequence ATGAGAATAATACCTGCAATAGATATCATAGACGGGAAATGTGTTAGACTCTCCAAAGGAGATTATGATACTAAGAAAATATATAACGAAAACCCACTAGAGGTAGCTAAGGAATTTGAAGACCACGGAATTCAATATTTACATTTAGTAGATTTAGACGGAGCAAAGTCTAAACATATTGTAAATCATAAGGTGTTAGAACAAATAGCGTCTAAAACAAACTTAAAAATTGATTTTGGAGGCGGTTTAAAAACCGATGAAGATTTAAAAATAGCTTTTAATAGTGGTGCAAATCAAATTACTGGTGGCAGTATTGCTGTAAAGAATCCTGATATTTTTAAATCTTGGTTATCAAAATTTGGTAACAATAAGATTATTTTGGGAGCAGATGCACAAAATGAAAAGATTGCTGTCAGTGGTTGGTTAGAAGAAAGCGATAAAGAGTTGATTCCTTTTGTTAAAGAATACCAGAAAGAAGGAATTTCATATGTAATCTGTACAGATATTAGTAAAGATGGGATGTTAGAAGGACCTTCTTTTGATTTGTATAAAAAAATGTTGACAGAAATAAATGATATAAAGCTAATTGCTTCCGGCGGCATTTCAACTTTTGATGAATTACCAAAATTGGCTGAATTAGGATCCGAAGGAACTATCATTGGAAAAGCTATTTATGAAAATCGAATAAGCTTGAAACAACTAGAAAAGTATATTTTAGAAAGCTAA
- a CDS encoding DinB family protein — translation MNQEIAQEFKEQVIYRLDESVRMIAISFDQLSEDEIWKRFNESSNSIGNLILHLCGNITQYAVASLGGLEDKRDRDAEFEAMDGFSKAQLLSKLKNTVKQAQEILSDCSILELMRKREVQGFTFSGIGIAIHVTEHLSYHTGQIAFWTKQLKNKDLGFYDGIDLNIKNE, via the coding sequence ATGAATCAAGAAATAGCTCAAGAGTTTAAAGAACAAGTCATCTATAGATTAGATGAAAGCGTTAGGATGATTGCTATCAGTTTTGATCAACTGTCTGAAGATGAAATTTGGAAGCGGTTTAATGAATCTTCTAATAGTATTGGAAATTTAATACTCCATCTTTGTGGTAATATTACTCAATATGCTGTAGCTTCTTTAGGAGGTTTAGAAGATAAACGAGATAGAGATGCAGAGTTTGAAGCTATGGATGGTTTTTCTAAAGCACAGTTGTTATCAAAACTAAAGAACACGGTTAAGCAAGCGCAGGAAATTCTATCAGACTGTTCTATTTTAGAATTAATGAGAAAAAGAGAGGTTCAAGGGTTTACTTTTTCTGGAATAGGTATAGCGATTCATGTAACGGAACATTTATCATATCATACAGGACAGATAGCTTTTTGGACAAAACAATTAAAAAACAAAGATTTAGGTTTTTATGATGGTATAGATCTGAATATTAAAAACGAATAA
- the hisF gene encoding imidazole glycerol phosphate synthase subunit HisF, translated as MLTKRIVPCLDIKNGRTVKGVNFVDLRDAGDPVELADAYSKAGADELVFLDISATEERRKTLADLVLRVAEKVNIPFTVGGGISSIEDVDILLQNGADKVSVNSSAVKNPQLINDLAGKFGSQCITVAIDAKQIDGKWIVHLVGGKVPTELDLFDWAKEVEERGAGEILFTSMDNDGTKDGFANKALAKLSNELNIPIIASGGAGNMQHFVDTFKEGKADAALAASVFHFKEIEIKDLKEELKANKIPVRL; from the coding sequence ATGCTTACAAAAAGAATTGTACCCTGTTTAGATATCAAGAATGGCAGAACGGTAAAAGGAGTCAATTTTGTAGACTTAAGAGATGCTGGAGATCCTGTAGAGTTAGCTGATGCGTATTCTAAAGCAGGAGCCGATGAACTAGTTTTTTTAGATATTTCTGCTACTGAAGAAAGAAGAAAAACATTAGCAGATCTAGTGCTTCGAGTTGCGGAAAAAGTGAATATACCTTTTACAGTTGGTGGTGGAATTTCATCAATAGAAGATGTAGATATATTACTTCAGAACGGAGCAGATAAAGTTTCTGTGAATTCATCTGCGGTGAAAAATCCACAGCTTATCAATGATTTAGCAGGAAAATTCGGAAGTCAATGCATTACTGTTGCCATAGATGCTAAACAGATTGATGGAAAGTGGATAGTACATTTAGTAGGAGGGAAAGTGCCGACTGAGCTTGATCTATTTGATTGGGCAAAAGAAGTAGAAGAAAGAGGTGCCGGAGAAATATTATTTACCTCAATGGATAATGATGGAACCAAAGATGGTTTTGCAAATAAAGCACTAGCTAAGTTATCAAATGAGTTGAATATTCCAATAATAGCTTCTGGTGGAGCTGGAAATATGCAACATTTTGTAGATACTTTTAAAGAAGGAAAGGCAGATGCAGCTTTGGCGGCAAGTGTTTTTCATTTTAAAGAAATAGAAATTAAAGATTTGAAAGAGGAATTAAAAGCGAACAAAATTCCGGTAAGATTATAA
- the hisIE gene encoding bifunctional phosphoribosyl-AMP cyclohydrolase/phosphoribosyl-ATP diphosphatase HisIE, with protein sequence MEINFDKNNDGLVPAIIQDATTKNVLMLGYMNEEAYQKTVETRKVTFFSRTKNRLWTKGEESGNFLNLVNIKNDCDQDSLLISVNPVGPTCHKGSDTCWNGVNDQSFGFLTELEDTIQNRKENQDDEKSYVASLFRKGINKVAQKVGEEAVEVVIEAKDDNDDLFLSESADLLFHYLILLQAKGYKLNDIVEVLKSRG encoded by the coding sequence ATGGAAATAAACTTCGATAAAAATAATGATGGATTGGTTCCTGCAATAATTCAGGATGCAACTACCAAGAATGTTTTAATGTTAGGGTATATGAATGAAGAAGCCTATCAAAAAACAGTAGAAACAAGGAAAGTTACTTTTTTTAGTAGAACTAAAAATAGATTATGGACCAAAGGAGAAGAGAGTGGTAACTTTTTGAACTTAGTAAATATTAAAAACGATTGTGATCAAGATAGCTTATTGATTTCAGTGAATCCTGTAGGGCCAACTTGTCATAAAGGATCTGATACTTGCTGGAATGGTGTTAATGACCAATCTTTTGGTTTTTTAACAGAATTGGAAGACACCATACAAAATAGAAAGGAGAATCAAGATGATGAAAAATCTTATGTAGCTTCTTTATTTAGAAAAGGAATTAACAAAGTAGCTCAAAAAGTAGGAGAAGAAGCTGTAGAAGTAGTTATAGAAGCTAAAGATGATAATGATGATTTATTTCTAAGCGAAAGTGCTGACTTACTTTTTCATTACCTGATTTTATTACAAGCCAAAGGATATAAACTAAATGATATTGTAGAGGTTTTAAAATCAAGAGGTTAG